One segment of Proteus appendicitidis DNA contains the following:
- the dsbA gene encoding thiol:disulfide interchange protein DsbA: MKKIWLALASMVLAFSVSAADISEGKQYTNLSKPVASAPDVVEFFSFYCPHCYQFSEVYKVNSTVEKNVPEKTNIVRYHVDFLGPLGKDLTRSWAVAMALGVEDQVSPVLFKGIQETQSIRSVDDIRNAFINAGVKGEDYDAAMNSFVVNSLVSQQQNAVADFQINGVPAMIIGGKYKMKNDGISAKSPEEYAKTYSDIVNQLLLKK, translated from the coding sequence ATGAAAAAGATTTGGCTGGCGTTAGCAAGTATGGTGTTAGCATTCAGTGTTTCTGCTGCGGATATTTCTGAAGGAAAACAGTATACTAACCTTTCTAAACCTGTTGCATCAGCGCCTGATGTTGTTGAGTTTTTCTCTTTTTATTGCCCACATTGTTATCAATTTTCTGAAGTGTATAAAGTCAATAGTACTGTTGAAAAGAATGTACCAGAAAAGACTAATATTGTCCGCTACCACGTTGATTTCTTAGGACCTTTAGGTAAAGACTTAACACGTTCTTGGGCTGTGGCAATGGCTTTAGGTGTTGAAGATCAAGTTTCTCCAGTTTTATTTAAAGGTATTCAAGAAACGCAATCTATTCGTTCTGTTGACGATATCCGTAATGCCTTTATTAACGCTGGCGTTAAAGGTGAAGATTATGATGCAGCAATGAATAGTTTTGTGGTGAATTCTTTAGTTAGCCAACAACAAAATGCTGTCGCCGATTTCCAAATCAATGGTGTGCCTGCGATGATCATTGGTGGGAAATATAAAATGAAAAATGATGGTATCAGTGCAAAATCACCAGAAGAGTATGCAAAAACATATTCTGATATTGTGAATCAATTATTGCTGAAAAAATAA
- a CDS encoding PD-(D/E)XK nuclease family protein has product MDISPAIVHKVIQRITTERKSYDKAKKRYYKKLSPDFSPLSLFKINENTISKCLAFLLDPTETHAQGKLFTQKFYQHFIKNNKYQSVKSVCLEQAVEQDDSYRRLDIFIETSDLLIGIENKPWAEDEENQLYDYGCWLKKRAGRSRKKWILFYLSNTEYSEYSLSKDADKEIKDNIHHITYYEIIKWLEECTYKIESIQVKMFIESIIKFIKSEINYELNMELQDEIVEKILEDNDAISSALLISKSIENIKLSIMNEFITHIINKTDELSIEFYFDEEDFRKGKKESGFYVDFNDDSLYYLVFKFESSNLRNFYWGFERKNEAPKRNKLKNYTEIQSEIERVFPDYYVECQLNAEYYPWYAYSEESLNIPQNWNVDDNIWLMLRDFGEDSFAETVVTIIKTISDEFDLELLE; this is encoded by the coding sequence ATGGATATTTCCCCAGCTATTGTTCATAAAGTAATCCAACGTATTACGACAGAACGAAAATCTTACGACAAAGCGAAAAAACGCTACTATAAAAAGTTAAGTCCAGATTTTTCACCTTTATCTCTATTCAAGATAAATGAAAATACAATTTCAAAATGCTTAGCATTTCTACTTGATCCAACAGAAACGCATGCTCAGGGTAAATTATTTACTCAAAAGTTTTATCAACATTTTATTAAAAATAATAAATATCAGTCTGTAAAATCCGTCTGTCTTGAACAGGCAGTTGAGCAAGACGATAGTTATCGTCGTTTAGATATTTTTATTGAAACCTCTGATTTATTGATAGGTATTGAGAATAAACCATGGGCTGAAGATGAAGAAAATCAGTTATATGATTATGGTTGCTGGTTGAAAAAAAGAGCAGGAAGAAGTCGAAAAAAATGGATTTTATTTTATTTAAGTAACACTGAATATAGCGAGTATTCTTTATCTAAAGATGCAGATAAAGAGATAAAAGATAATATTCACCATATTACTTATTATGAAATTATTAAATGGTTAGAAGAGTGCACCTATAAAATAGAGTCAATTCAAGTAAAAATGTTTATTGAATCTATTATAAAATTTATTAAGTCAGAGATTAATTACGAGCTAAATATGGAATTGCAAGACGAAATAGTAGAAAAAATATTAGAAGATAATGATGCAATTAGCTCTGCTCTTTTAATATCTAAAAGCATAGAAAATATTAAGTTATCAATAATGAATGAGTTTATAACTCATATCATAAATAAAACAGATGAGCTATCTATAGAGTTTTATTTTGATGAAGAAGACTTTAGAAAAGGGAAAAAAGAGTCTGGATTTTATGTCGATTTTAACGATGATAGCCTTTATTATTTGGTGTTTAAATTTGAGAGTTCAAATTTAAGAAATTTTTATTGGGGCTTTGAAAGAAAAAATGAAGCACCGAAAAGAAATAAATTAAAGAACTACACTGAAATTCAAAGTGAAATTGAACGAGTATTTCCTGACTATTATGTTGAGTGTCAACTAAATGCTGAATATTATCCTTGGTATGCATATTCAGAAGAAAGCCTCAATATTCCACAGAATTGGAATGTTGATGATAATATTTGGCTAATGCTGAGAGATTTTGGCGAAGACAGTTTTGCAGAAACTGTGGTAACGATTATTAAAACAATCAGTGACGAATTTGATTTAGAATTATTAGAATAA
- a CDS encoding alpha-glucosidase, whose amino-acid sequence MSSTWWKEAVVYQIYPKSYYDSNGDGVGDLAGITEKLDYIQSLGTNVIWLCPIFKSPMKDNGYDIADYSVVDPLFGDNNALDKLIYEAKKRDIKILLDLVLNHSSDEHPWFKAAIEDPNSPYSDYYIFKQWDKSTPPNNLRTYFDCSVWSRVGKTNRWYFNSFGPEQPDLNWENPQLRKDIIDMINVWIKKGVAGFRIDAIGNLKKSPEALSEYQFESDKDDGSASLVPWVLNQPGIDKFLTELAENTFKPANSMTVAEIDVPEKDLRAYVGENGYFSMVFDFSIADLDIRNEKPFTINPITGERLKPVFIKSQLDTQRVGWGAPYLENHDQPRSLNKFLPKGDINPISAKMLATFLLTQRGTPFIYQGQEIGMTNCPMTLEEHDDLHVFKLHEWGNKLGYSDEQMIEYFNARSRDNSRTPFQWSSEINGGFSTGKPWLKVNPNYVEINAQKEMQDKHSLFAYYQQLIALRRHSEISDILIYGEFLPLDSPENVIAFQRTYEGNSVNIYCNFSGEEKVLTMKAKDIYLHNSPIVENAQGNLILKPYQAIILK is encoded by the coding sequence ATGTCTAGTACTTGGTGGAAAGAAGCAGTGGTCTATCAAATTTATCCCAAGAGCTATTATGATAGTAACGGGGATGGTGTTGGGGATTTAGCAGGGATCACGGAGAAATTAGATTATATTCAATCACTCGGTACAAACGTTATTTGGTTATGTCCAATTTTTAAATCACCAATGAAAGACAATGGTTATGATATTGCGGATTATTCTGTTGTCGATCCTCTCTTTGGCGATAATAACGCGTTAGATAAACTTATTTACGAAGCTAAAAAACGTGATATTAAAATTCTATTAGATTTAGTATTAAATCACTCTTCTGATGAGCATCCATGGTTTAAAGCGGCAATTGAAGATCCGAATAGCCCATATAGCGATTATTATATTTTTAAACAATGGGATAAATCGACGCCTCCTAATAATTTACGCACTTATTTTGATTGCTCTGTTTGGAGCCGTGTTGGAAAAACTAATCGTTGGTATTTCAATTCATTTGGCCCTGAACAGCCGGACTTAAATTGGGAAAACCCACAATTACGCAAAGATATTATCGACATGATAAATGTCTGGATAAAAAAAGGTGTTGCAGGATTTCGAATTGATGCGATTGGTAATTTAAAAAAATCTCCTGAAGCCTTATCTGAATATCAATTTGAATCTGATAAAGATGATGGTTCTGCATCTTTAGTGCCTTGGGTTTTAAATCAACCGGGTATTGATAAGTTTTTAACTGAATTAGCTGAGAATACTTTTAAGCCTGCAAATAGTATGACGGTTGCAGAAATTGATGTACCTGAAAAAGATTTACGTGCTTATGTGGGTGAGAATGGTTATTTCTCTATGGTATTTGATTTTAGCATCGCTGATTTAGATATTCGCAATGAAAAGCCCTTCACCATTAATCCAATCACTGGTGAAAGATTAAAACCTGTCTTTATTAAAAGCCAATTAGATACTCAACGAGTAGGTTGGGGAGCACCTTATTTAGAAAATCATGATCAACCGCGTTCATTAAATAAATTTCTCCCTAAAGGAGACATTAATCCTATTAGTGCCAAAATGTTAGCGACATTTTTATTAACTCAACGAGGAACGCCTTTTATTTATCAAGGGCAAGAAATTGGTATGACAAATTGCCCTATGACGTTAGAGGAACATGATGATTTACATGTTTTTAAATTACATGAATGGGGTAATAAATTAGGCTATAGCGACGAGCAAATGATTGAATATTTTAATGCCCGCAGCCGTGATAATTCAAGAACACCTTTCCAATGGAGTAGTGAAATAAATGGGGGGTTTAGTACAGGTAAACCATGGTTAAAAGTTAACCCTAATTATGTCGAGATTAATGCACAGAAAGAAATGCAAGATAAGCACTCTCTTTTTGCTTATTACCAACAATTAATTGCATTAAGACGACATTCAGAAATTAGTGATATTTTGATTTATGGTGAGTTTTTGCCATTAGATTCACCAGAAAATGTAATTGCTTTTCAGCGTACGTATGAAGGCAACTCAGTCAATATTTACTGCAATTTTAGTGGTGAAGAAAAAGTACTGACCATGAAAGCTAAAGATATTTATTTGCATAACAGCCCAATAGTGGAAAACGCACAAGGCAACCTTATTCTTAAGCCTTATCAAGCAATTATTTTGAAATAA
- the yihA gene encoding ribosome biogenesis GTP-binding protein YihA/YsxC, producing the protein MTQFNYQKAHFIISAPDIRHLPPDTGIEIAFAGRSNAGKSSALNALTQQNGLARTSKTPGRTQLINLFQIEEGLRLVDLPGYGYAQVPEEMKRKWQRSLGEYLQKRECLKGVVILMDIRHPLKDLDMQMIDWAVGSELPTLVLLTKADKLASGARKKQLMSVREELANKVGDIRVEYFSSLKKIGIDKLRNTLNEWFSGSEEQPTNNDNA; encoded by the coding sequence ATGACCCAATTTAATTACCAAAAAGCACATTTCATCATCAGTGCGCCTGATATCCGTCATTTACCACCAGATACAGGAATTGAAATTGCCTTTGCGGGTCGCTCTAATGCCGGTAAATCCAGTGCTTTAAATGCGTTAACCCAACAAAATGGATTAGCCAGAACCAGTAAAACCCCAGGTCGTACGCAATTAATCAACCTTTTTCAAATTGAAGAAGGCTTACGCTTAGTCGATTTACCAGGCTACGGCTATGCCCAAGTTCCTGAAGAAATGAAGCGTAAATGGCAACGCTCTTTAGGTGAATACCTACAAAAAAGAGAGTGCTTAAAAGGTGTGGTTATTTTAATGGATATTCGTCATCCATTAAAAGATCTTGATATGCAAATGATTGACTGGGCTGTAGGCTCAGAGCTTCCTACTCTCGTTTTACTGACTAAAGCCGATAAACTTGCATCAGGCGCACGTAAAAAGCAGCTAATGAGCGTACGTGAAGAATTGGCAAATAAAGTGGGTGATATCCGCGTAGAATATTTTTCATCATTGAAAAAAATTGGCATTGATAAGCTACGTAACACACTTAATGAATGGTTTTCAGGTTCAGAAGAACAACCTACAAATAATGACAACGCTTAA
- the polA gene encoding DNA polymerase I translates to MVQIAENPFILVDGSSYLYRAYHAFPPLTNSQGEPTGAMYGVLNMLRSLIIQYKPSHVAVVFDAKGKTFRDELYEEYKSNRPPMPDDLREQIAPLHEMVQAMGLPLLSISGVEADDVIGTLALKAAADGRDVLISTGDKDMAQLVTPKITLINTMTNVILGPDEVKEKYGVPPELIIDFLALMGDSSDNIPGVPGVGEKTALGLLQGLGSLEDIYQQLDNIATLSFRGAKTLGAKMAEHEKVAKLSYKLATIKTDVELDKTFDDLVVKEPNLDQLLEMFTRYEFKRWISDLQNGGWLAQRSTQKVAVPYTSEAVNSKDAPVSANFPVITQENYEAILTHESLARWVDLLKKAPAFAFDTETDSLNNIDARLVGLSFAIEPGKAAYIPLRHEYLDAPDQLPINDVLAALKPILEDKNILKIGQNLKFDRGIMENEGIELNGIHFDTMLESYVLNSVSNRHDMDTLAEKHLNHKTTTFEEIAGKGKGQLTFNQIEVEQATLYAAEDADITLLLHQALYPQIEAIAPLKHVYRDIEMPLVPVLSRMERKGVLIDAQVLAVQSQEITQRLAEIEKETFALAGQEFNLSSPKQLQEILFDKLQLPVIKKTPKGAPSTNEEVLEELAHSHELPRLILEHRGLAKLKSTYTDKLPLMVNSKTKRVHTSYHQAVTATGRLSSRDPNLQNIPVRNEEGRRIRQAFIAREGFKIVAADYSQIELRIMAHLSQDKGLLDAFAQGKDIHRATASEVFGIPLEEVTSEQRRSAKAINFGLIYGMSAFGLSQQIGVERREAQRYMDLYFERYPGVLDYMERTRKQASEQGYVETLDGRRLYLPEINSKNAIRRKASEREAINAPMQGTAADIIKKAMIAVDNWICNECPADVHMIMQVHDELVFEVRGSYLENANLMIHKLMESSMELAIPLKVEVGVGNNWDEAH, encoded by the coding sequence ATGGTCCAGATAGCAGAAAACCCCTTTATCCTTGTAGATGGCTCTTCATACCTTTACCGTGCCTATCATGCCTTTCCACCGCTAACCAATAGCCAAGGTGAGCCAACTGGTGCAATGTATGGTGTGTTGAACATGCTGCGCAGCCTAATAATACAGTATAAGCCAAGCCATGTTGCGGTTGTGTTTGACGCTAAAGGTAAAACATTCCGTGATGAGTTGTATGAGGAATATAAATCTAATCGTCCTCCAATGCCGGATGATCTGCGTGAACAAATAGCGCCTTTACATGAAATGGTGCAAGCAATGGGTTTACCATTGTTATCTATTTCAGGTGTGGAAGCGGATGACGTTATTGGAACATTGGCACTAAAAGCAGCGGCTGATGGACGTGATGTTCTAATCAGTACTGGTGATAAAGATATGGCGCAATTAGTGACGCCAAAGATCACACTGATTAATACCATGACCAACGTTATTTTAGGTCCTGATGAAGTTAAAGAAAAATACGGTGTTCCTCCCGAGCTGATTATTGATTTCCTCGCATTAATGGGAGACTCATCAGATAACATCCCTGGTGTTCCGGGCGTGGGTGAAAAAACCGCACTGGGTCTTTTACAAGGGCTTGGTAGTTTAGAGGATATCTATCAACAGCTTGATAATATCGCAACGTTGAGTTTCCGTGGTGCTAAAACACTGGGTGCTAAAATGGCAGAGCATGAGAAAGTGGCAAAACTTTCTTATAAGCTGGCAACGATTAAAACCGATGTTGAACTCGATAAAACGTTTGATGATTTAGTGGTTAAGGAGCCAAATTTAGATCAATTATTAGAGATGTTCACGCGTTATGAATTTAAACGCTGGATAAGTGATCTTCAAAATGGTGGCTGGTTAGCACAGCGTAGTACACAAAAAGTTGCTGTCCCTTATACCTCAGAAGCCGTTAACTCCAAAGATGCGCCTGTATCAGCTAATTTCCCTGTGATTACACAAGAGAATTATGAAGCTATCTTAACGCATGAAAGTTTAGCGCGATGGGTTGATCTTCTCAAAAAAGCGCCTGCATTTGCCTTTGATACAGAAACGGACAGCTTAAATAATATTGATGCTCGTTTAGTAGGATTATCATTTGCTATTGAACCGGGTAAAGCTGCTTATATTCCATTGCGTCATGAGTATTTAGATGCGCCAGACCAACTTCCTATTAATGATGTGCTAGCGGCATTAAAACCTATTTTAGAAGATAAAAACATTCTAAAAATTGGGCAAAATTTGAAGTTTGATCGTGGCATTATGGAAAATGAAGGTATCGAATTAAACGGCATCCATTTTGATACGATGTTGGAATCTTACGTATTAAATAGCGTGAGTAATCGACATGATATGGATACTTTGGCTGAAAAGCATTTAAACCATAAAACCACAACATTTGAAGAAATTGCCGGTAAAGGTAAAGGTCAGTTAACGTTTAACCAAATTGAGGTTGAACAAGCGACGTTATATGCGGCTGAAGATGCCGATATCACTTTATTACTCCATCAAGCGCTATACCCTCAAATAGAAGCCATAGCGCCTCTTAAGCATGTTTATCGCGATATCGAAATGCCATTAGTCCCTGTGCTTTCTAGAATGGAACGTAAAGGGGTATTAATTGATGCTCAAGTGTTAGCTGTTCAATCTCAAGAAATTACACAGCGTTTAGCTGAAATTGAAAAAGAGACGTTTGCGTTAGCAGGGCAAGAATTTAATCTCTCTTCACCTAAGCAGTTACAAGAAATTTTATTTGATAAGTTGCAGTTGCCAGTTATCAAGAAAACCCCGAAAGGTGCGCCATCTACCAATGAAGAAGTATTGGAAGAATTAGCGCATAGCCATGAATTGCCTCGTTTAATTTTAGAGCATCGTGGTCTTGCGAAACTAAAATCTACCTATACAGATAAATTACCATTAATGGTAAATAGTAAGACGAAGCGTGTACATACTTCATATCATCAAGCGGTGACGGCAACGGGGCGTTTATCTTCTCGTGATCCGAATCTTCAAAATATCCCAGTGAGAAATGAAGAAGGGCGTCGAATTCGCCAAGCATTTATTGCGCGTGAAGGTTTTAAAATTGTTGCTGCCGACTATTCACAAATTGAATTACGGATCATGGCGCATTTATCGCAAGATAAAGGCTTGTTAGATGCCTTTGCTCAAGGTAAAGATATTCACCGTGCAACTGCATCTGAAGTGTTTGGTATACCTTTAGAAGAAGTTACCTCTGAGCAACGTCGTAGTGCGAAAGCGATCAACTTTGGTCTTATTTATGGCATGAGTGCATTTGGCTTATCACAACAGATTGGTGTTGAGAGAAGAGAAGCTCAGCGTTATATGGATCTCTATTTTGAACGTTATCCGGGTGTCTTGGACTATATGGAGCGCACACGTAAACAAGCTTCTGAACAAGGCTATGTTGAAACGTTAGATGGTCGTCGCCTCTATTTACCAGAAATTAATTCAAAGAATGCAATTCGTCGTAAAGCTTCAGAGCGTGAGGCGATTAATGCTCCAATGCAGGGTACAGCTGCAGATATTATCAAAAAAGCCATGATTGCTGTGGATAATTGGATTTGCAATGAATGTCCTGCTGATGTGCATATGATTATGCAAGTACACGATGAATTAGTGTTTGAAGTGCGAGGATCTTACCTAGAGAACGCAAATCTCATGATCCATAAATTGATGGAAAGTAGCATGGAATTAGCTATTCCGTTGAAAGTTGAAGTGGGTGTTGGTAATAACTGGGATGAAGCACACTAG
- the mobB gene encoding molybdopterin-guanine dinucleotide biosynthesis protein MobB, whose amino-acid sequence MAQIDLPLLGITAWSGTGKTTLLKQLIPQLRKREIRVGMIKHTHHDMDVDKPGKDSYELRKAGADQTLVASQQRWALMTETPELPELDLYYLASRFDTSKLDLILVEGFKGETIPKIALYRHINERDFNDLLDEHVIAVASDCDLSIDFPLLDINAPEAIAEFIADWLKNNK is encoded by the coding sequence ATGGCACAAATAGATTTACCCCTTTTAGGGATCACGGCGTGGAGTGGAACTGGTAAAACGACACTACTAAAACAGCTTATTCCACAATTACGCAAAAGAGAAATTCGTGTAGGTATGATCAAACATACTCATCATGATATGGATGTGGATAAACCCGGAAAAGACAGCTACGAGCTTAGAAAAGCAGGAGCAGATCAGACATTAGTCGCAAGCCAACAACGCTGGGCATTAATGACAGAAACTCCAGAACTACCAGAATTAGATTTGTATTACCTCGCATCTCGTTTTGATACGAGTAAACTAGATTTAATCTTAGTCGAAGGATTTAAAGGCGAAACCATTCCTAAAATTGCACTTTATCGCCATATCAACGAGCGTGATTTTAATGATTTACTTGATGAGCACGTTATTGCCGTCGCCAGTGATTGTGATTTAAGCATCGATTTTCCACTACTAGATATCAACGCACCCGAAGCTATTGCAGAATTTATTGCAGATTGGCTTAAAAACAATAAATGA
- the def gene encoding peptide deformylase codes for MAVLTLLRFPDERLRRVAAPVEKVDDEIRTLIDDMIETMYAERGIGLAAPQVNVSKRIVVIDVSENRDQPIALINPEIISTEDEVMDMMDGCLSIPDSFAPTERYRFLKVKALDRNGDEIEFEAADLFAGCIQHELDHLDGKLFIDHLSPLKRQRIEKKQKKLSKLIDSQVA; via the coding sequence ATGGCTGTATTAACGCTCCTGCGTTTTCCAGATGAGCGTCTGCGCAGAGTCGCAGCACCAGTGGAAAAAGTAGATGACGAAATACGCACATTAATCGATGACATGATTGAAACCATGTATGCAGAACGGGGTATTGGCTTAGCGGCACCTCAGGTTAATGTATCTAAACGCATTGTTGTAATTGATGTTTCTGAAAACCGAGATCAACCAATTGCACTTATCAATCCTGAAATTATCAGCACTGAAGATGAAGTGATGGATATGATGGATGGGTGTCTATCTATTCCAGATTCTTTTGCCCCAACAGAGCGTTACCGCTTCTTAAAGGTTAAGGCATTGGATAGAAATGGTGATGAAATTGAATTTGAAGCCGCTGATTTGTTTGCAGGCTGCATTCAGCATGAGTTAGACCATCTTGATGGTAAACTCTTTATTGACCATTTATCTCCGTTAAAACGCCAACGGATTGAGAAAAAACAGAAGAAATTGAGCAAACTGATCGACTCACAAGTTGCTTAA
- the mobA gene encoding molybdenum cofactor guanylyltransferase MobA, translating into MKMKNITGGILAGGQATRMGGADKGLQILHGQPLYRHIAQKLAPQVDSILISANRNLEQYRQSQYPVITDEIEGFSGPLAGMLTLLKQASTPWVAFVPCDVPYFPLNLVEKLYEQRGDALAVYVDDGEREHPTLALLNRRIIPMLEAYLAQGDRKLMLFMKQINAHSVLFADQANAFINLNTPDDIEKANKLKKQD; encoded by the coding sequence ATGAAAATGAAGAATATTACAGGTGGTATACTTGCGGGTGGCCAAGCAACACGAATGGGAGGGGCTGATAAAGGGCTTCAAATTCTACATGGACAGCCTTTATACCGCCATATTGCCCAAAAACTAGCACCACAAGTTGATAGCATACTGATTAGTGCTAACCGAAATTTAGAACAATATCGCCAAAGCCAATATCCTGTTATTACAGATGAAATAGAAGGGTTTTCAGGGCCTTTAGCTGGCATGCTTACGTTATTAAAACAAGCTTCAACACCTTGGGTTGCCTTTGTGCCTTGCGACGTTCCCTATTTCCCTCTTAATTTAGTTGAAAAACTCTATGAGCAAAGAGGCGATGCATTAGCCGTTTATGTTGATGATGGTGAAAGAGAACATCCTACCTTAGCACTGCTAAATCGTCGTATTATTCCTATGCTAGAAGCTTATTTAGCACAAGGTGATCGAAAATTAATGTTGTTTATGAAGCAGATAAATGCACATTCTGTTTTATTCGCGGATCAAGCAAATGCTTTTATTAATTTAAATACCCCTGATGATATTGAAAAAGCCAACAAATTAAAAAAACAGGACTGA
- a CDS encoding serine/threonine protein kinase → MEMSASFNFQGLSPDNIWDALVKIGFYPESGLTELNSYENRVFQFMDEHRQRYVVKFYRPQRWSYEQIKEEHEFVLALKEAEVSVAAPLMINSETVHFSDNGFYFAIFPSIGGRAYETDNLFQLEEVGRTLGRIHQIGRKKNYEYRPTVSIAEYLIAPKLEFESSSLIPNNLKPQFIEVIDKLIHDVRPRIEDSTWQILRLHGDCHPGNILWRDEVVMVDFDDSRMGPAVQDFWMLLNGSRQEQVIQLDTILESYYEYQDFDLRELSLIEPLRAIRMVHYLAWVLKRWNDPAFPRAFIWFQEQDFWFKQLALFKGQVEQLNEPPLQLSPMY, encoded by the coding sequence ATGGAAATGTCTGCCTCATTTAATTTTCAGGGACTTTCTCCTGATAACATTTGGGACGCGTTAGTTAAAATCGGTTTTTATCCTGAGTCAGGGCTAACGGAATTAAATAGCTATGAGAATCGTGTTTTTCAATTTATGGATGAGCATAGACAACGTTATGTGGTGAAATTTTATCGTCCTCAACGTTGGTCGTATGAACAGATAAAAGAAGAACATGAATTTGTTTTAGCATTAAAGGAGGCTGAGGTATCTGTTGCGGCGCCTTTAATGATTAATAGTGAGACAGTTCATTTTTCTGATAATGGCTTTTATTTTGCAATATTCCCCAGTATAGGGGGAAGAGCATATGAAACTGATAATTTATTTCAGCTAGAAGAAGTAGGACGCACATTAGGGCGCATTCATCAAATAGGCAGAAAAAAGAATTATGAGTATCGACCGACAGTTTCTATTGCAGAATATCTGATAGCGCCAAAATTAGAATTTGAAAGTAGTTCGTTAATTCCTAATAACCTCAAACCTCAATTTATAGAGGTTATAGATAAACTTATTCATGATGTGCGTCCTAGAATAGAGGACTCTACATGGCAAATATTACGGCTACATGGTGATTGCCATCCCGGTAATATATTGTGGCGTGATGAAGTTGTAATGGTTGATTTTGATGATTCCCGAATGGGACCTGCGGTACAAGACTTTTGGATGTTATTAAATGGCTCACGGCAAGAGCAGGTTATACAGTTAGATACTATCCTTGAGTCTTATTATGAATACCAAGATTTTGATTTACGTGAATTGTCATTAATTGAACCACTAAGAGCAATAAGAATGGTGCATTATCTCGCGTGGGTATTAAAACGCTGGAATGATCCTGCTTTCCCTCGCGCTTTTATTTGGTTTCAAGAGCAAGATTTTTGGTTTAAACAATTAGCCTTATTCAAGGGACAAGTGGAGCAGTTAAATGAGCCTCCTTTACAACTTAGTCCAATGTATTAA
- a CDS encoding YihD family protein, with translation MKCHRLNEVMELLHPVWEENSDLNLIQLLQKLANEAGFKGQLSDLTDDILIYHLKMRGSAPTDVIPGLKKDYEEDFKTAILRARGVIKD, from the coding sequence ATGAAATGTCACCGTCTTAATGAAGTTATGGAATTATTGCACCCAGTTTGGGAAGAAAATTCTGATTTAAACTTAATTCAATTATTGCAGAAACTGGCTAATGAAGCGGGTTTTAAAGGTCAATTATCTGATCTGACTGATGATATTTTGATTTACCATCTGAAAATGCGTGGTTCAGCACCAACAGATGTGATACCAGGGCTGAAAAAAGATTACGAAGAAGATTTTAAAACCGCTATTTTACGCGCTCGTGGTGTGATTAAAGACTAA